A DNA window from Borrelia sp. HM contains the following coding sequences:
- a CDS encoding FtsQ-type POTRA domain-containing protein, which yields MLIYRKFLLIYTYIIISIMLLEIIFIIFISPYFLIRYISFNDDIHIPKEDILSISGIKPNTYYYDADVDTYKKNIMRDLRVKDAKVQLKFPNTININIERRIPIATAYENIDGSLIYYFISSDGVILEKCKDLIYDLPIISGLNLNGNEVGDFLEDGMLTIVKNLNYVKINQNTLYNLISEISFLKLNFYDYKIFLYIKNIYNKVLITSDMNLISVMYKVFMISNLLRGRTDTIDLRSGDIILLGED from the coding sequence TTGCTTGAGATTATTTTTATTATTTTTATTTCACCTTATTTTTTAATTAGATATATTAGTTTTAATGATGATATTCATATTCCCAAGGAAGATATATTAAGTATTTCAGGCATTAAACCCAATACTTATTATTATGATGCTGATGTTGATACTTATAAAAAAAATATTATGAGAGATTTAAGAGTGAAGGATGCAAAGGTACAACTTAAATTTCCCAATACAATTAACATTAATATTGAAAGAAGAATTCCTATTGCGACTGCTTATGAGAACATTGATGGAAGTTTGATTTACTATTTTATTTCTTCAGATGGTGTAATTTTGGAGAAATGTAAGGATTTAATTTATGATCTGCCTATAATTAGTGGGTTAAATTTAAATGGCAATGAAGTTGGTGATTTTTTAGAGGATGGGATGTTGACTATTGTAAAGAACCTTAACTATGTTAAAATAAATCAAAATACTTTGTATAATTTAATATCAGAAATTAGTTTTTTGAAGTTGAATTTCTATGATTACAAAATTTTTTTATATATAAAAAATATATATAATAAGGTATTAATAACATCGGATATGAATTTAATAAGTGTAATGTATAAGGTATTCATGATATCTAATTTGCTAAGGGGAAGAACTGATACTATTGATTTAAGAAGTGGTGATATCATTTTATTAGGAGAAGATTAG
- the ftsZ gene encoding cell division protein FtsZ, producing MKDYNIIDSHSKRFDATTNPTVLKVIGAGGGGSNAVNRMIEYGVRDVEFIVANTDLQALQTSIAPIKIALGAKVTAGLGAGGRPEIGQAAAEEDIDVIKNHLAGADMVFITAGMGGGTGTGAAPVIAQVAKELGILTVGVVTKPFKFEGPKKMRLAEQGINNLRKSVDTLIIIPNQKLLTVVDKRTTIKDAFKRADDVLRMGVQGIAGLIIEHGEVNIDFADVKSIMQGQGDALMGIGYGKGENRAVDAATSAISNPLLEEVRIEGSKGLLVNITGGEDFSLLELEEIMGIITASVDDEATVIYGHAINSNLDDEIYVTVVATGFSSKKQKDLSGVFENNTLSSKEFDSLMSGSQDTSDGVYGGNDNFIAKSKNVNYFEDDIDIPTFLRNLNKKNSDN from the coding sequence ATGAAAGATTATAACATTATTGATAGTCATTCAAAGAGGTTTGATGCTACTACAAATCCTACGGTTCTTAAGGTAATTGGTGCAGGGGGTGGTGGTAGTAATGCTGTTAATCGTATGATTGAATATGGAGTAAGAGATGTTGAATTTATTGTGGCAAATACTGATCTCCAGGCTCTTCAAACTTCTATTGCTCCAATAAAAATTGCCCTTGGAGCCAAAGTTACTGCGGGTCTTGGTGCTGGTGGTAGGCCTGAAATTGGACAAGCAGCAGCAGAAGAAGATATTGATGTTATTAAGAATCATCTAGCAGGAGCTGATATGGTTTTTATTACTGCTGGAATGGGCGGAGGGACTGGAACAGGGGCTGCGCCTGTTATTGCTCAAGTGGCTAAGGAACTTGGAATTTTAACTGTTGGAGTTGTTACTAAACCTTTTAAATTTGAAGGGCCTAAAAAGATGCGGCTTGCTGAACAGGGAATAAATAATCTAAGGAAGTCCGTTGATACTTTAATAATTATTCCAAATCAAAAACTTTTAACTGTTGTTGATAAAAGAACTACAATTAAAGATGCTTTCAAGAGAGCTGATGATGTTTTAAGAATGGGTGTTCAAGGAATTGCAGGGCTTATTATTGAGCATGGTGAAGTTAATATTGATTTTGCTGATGTTAAGAGTATTATGCAAGGACAAGGTGATGCTTTAATGGGTATTGGTTATGGTAAGGGTGAAAATAGAGCAGTTGATGCTGCTACTTCTGCGATTAGTAATCCCTTGCTAGAAGAAGTTAGAATAGAAGGTTCTAAGGGACTTCTTGTTAATATAACTGGAGGAGAAGATTTTTCATTGCTTGAGCTTGAAGAGATTATGGGAATAATTACTGCTAGTGTTGATGATGAGGCAACCGTAATATATGGACATGCAATTAATTCAAATCTTGATGATGAAATTTATGTTACGGTTGTTGCTACTGGTTTTTCTTCTAAAAAACAAAAAGATTTATCTGGAGTGTTTGAAAATAATACTTTAAGTTCAAAAGAATTTGATAGTTTAATGTCAGGCAGTCAAGATACTTCAGATGGTGTTTATGGAGGTAATGATAATTTTATAGCAAAATCAAAAAATGTTAATTATTTTGAAGATGATATTGATATCCCTACATTTCTTAGAAATTTGAATAAGAAAAATAGCGACAATTAA
- the ftsA gene encoding cell division protein FtsA: MSRDLIVGLDIGTSKICTVVAEVNLNNQLEIVGIGTSVSRGVRKGVLINIEAALDSISNAIEAAELVSGCDIATLSVSMSGSSVEGTNSRGVVAINSKTREIGNEDVERVIEAAKAIVIPMDREILHVIPQEFIVDGIPHIKNPIDMMGIRLEGEVHIITGSSSSSQNLVRCVNRAGFSVDEVVLGSLASSYSTLSKEEREMGVLFVDMGKGTTDVILYIDGSPYYTGVVPIGANRVTLDIAQVWKVPEDVAENIKITAGVAHISALESQIESVIIPNLGTRPPQEKSRKELAVIINSRLSEIFEMIKAEIIKRGLYNKINGGIVLTGGGALFPGIANLTEEIFRYPSRIGFPMNINGVGEEYIDPKFSSALGLVLYKHEQQKFNKLKKGNNKSKRQSKISSKLKGWFLKEWF; this comes from the coding sequence GTGTCTAGAGATTTGATTGTAGGATTGGATATTGGAACTTCAAAGATTTGTACTGTGGTGGCTGAGGTAAACTTGAATAATCAGTTAGAAATAGTCGGAATAGGCACTAGTGTATCAAGAGGTGTGCGGAAGGGAGTGCTTATAAATATTGAAGCAGCACTTGATTCAATTTCTAATGCTATTGAAGCTGCTGAACTTGTTTCTGGGTGTGATATTGCTACGTTGTCTGTCTCGATGTCAGGTAGTAGTGTTGAGGGTACTAATTCTAGGGGAGTTGTCGCAATAAATTCTAAGACAAGGGAAATTGGTAATGAGGATGTTGAGCGAGTTATTGAAGCAGCTAAAGCAATTGTAATTCCAATGGATAGAGAAATCTTACATGTGATTCCTCAGGAATTTATTGTTGATGGGATTCCTCATATAAAAAATCCAATAGATATGATGGGAATTCGTCTTGAAGGTGAGGTGCATATTATTACAGGATCTAGTTCTTCAAGTCAAAATTTAGTTAGATGCGTCAATCGTGCTGGATTTTCTGTTGATGAAGTTGTGCTTGGAAGTTTGGCATCATCTTATTCTACTTTATCTAAAGAAGAGAGAGAAATGGGTGTTTTGTTTGTTGACATGGGTAAGGGTACCACTGACGTAATTCTTTATATTGATGGCTCTCCTTATTATACAGGAGTAGTTCCTATTGGTGCTAATAGAGTTACTCTTGATATTGCTCAGGTTTGGAAAGTACCTGAGGATGTTGCTGAGAATATTAAGATAACAGCCGGTGTTGCGCATATTTCTGCCCTTGAGAGCCAGATAGAGAGTGTTATTATTCCTAATCTTGGTACTAGGCCTCCTCAAGAAAAAAGTCGAAAGGAGCTAGCTGTAATAATTAATTCAAGATTAAGTGAGATTTTTGAAATGATAAAAGCTGAAATAATAAAAAGAGGACTTTACAATAAAATTAATGGAGGAATTGTTTTAACTGGTGGGGGAGCTTTGTTTCCTGGTATTGCTAATTTAACAGAAGAAATATTTAGATATCCATCAAGGATAGGATTTCCGATGAATATTAATGGAGTTGGAGAGGAGTATATTGATCCTAAATTTTCCTCAGCTCTTGGGCTTGTTCTGTATAAGCATGAACAGCAAAAATTCAATAAATTAAAGAAAGGAAATAATAAATCTAAGAGACAAAGTAAAATATCTTCAAAATTGAAAGGTTGGTTTTTGAAGGAGTGGTTTTGA